A stretch of Methanobrevibacter sp. DNA encodes these proteins:
- a CDS encoding zinc ribbon domain-containing protein yields the protein MTRQCEKCGFVNQDDYDFCAKCGNPLVEGLQPKQIYVYKPEQLQINKKALIAAYIVTIFLSWSGFVIGLIAKNNHLAVFTFFGFFMPFYLVQSRHPVLRKHGLIMMMISFVGVALSFYVLLH from the coding sequence ATGACTAGACAATGTGAAAAATGCGGATTTGTTAATCAGGATGATTATGATTTTTGTGCAAAATGCGGCAATCCTTTAGTTGAAGGATTACAACCTAAACAGATTTATGTTTATAAGCCTGAACAGCTTCAAATAAATAAAAAGGCTTTAATTGCAGCATATATTGTAACCATATTCCTGTCATGGAGTGGTTTTGTCATAGGTCTGATTGCAAAAAATAATCATTTGGCTGTTTTCACTTTCTTCGGATTTTTCATGCCGTTTTATCTGGTGCAATCAAGACATCCAGTTTTAAGAAAACATGGTTTGATAATGATGATGATTTCTTTTGTAGGTGTTGCACTCTCTTTTTATGTTCTTTTGCATTAG
- a CDS encoding P-II family nitrogen regulator, whose product MKRIIAVIREEMFDNVKTALLSAGCEGMNVSTVKGRGRQLGVKESYRGSSYCIDLIPKTRVELIVNEEDLDDVINIILESARTGDVGDGKIFVSDVEEVIRIRTGERGSDAV is encoded by the coding sequence ATGAAAAGGATTATTGCAGTTATACGTGAGGAAATGTTTGACAATGTTAAAACAGCTCTTCTTTCAGCAGGATGCGAAGGAATGAATGTTTCAACAGTAAAAGGAAGAGGAAGACAACTTGGAGTTAAGGAATCCTACCGTGGCTCAAGCTATTGTATTGATTTAATTCCAAAAACAAGGGTGGAATTGATTGTCAATGAAGAGGATTTGGATGATGTAATCAATATCATTCTTGAAAGTGCCAGAACTGGGGACGTTGGAGATGGAAAAATATTCGTTTCCGATGTTGAAGAGGTAATTCGTATCAGAACAGGTGAGAGAGGTTCTGATGCAGTATAA
- a CDS encoding ribose-phosphate diphosphokinase: protein MIIGGSSSQDLAAHVARELDEELCYVETKKFPDGERYLRIAGEIEDEVTVIQSTGYPQDENLMELLFIISNLKDLGAKKVRAVVPYMGYARQEKRFNPGETISAKIVCNLIQAAGADEFITFNIHEECVLNFFDIPARNISAMPSIAEYLDKKFFKKGGEKPLIIAPDKGAYGFAQEISEIIGCDCTYLTKVRLGPDKVETKIVDVRCDSESENTVNVDSVKGMHAIIVDDIIATGGTIVNAIKILKQYGASSVDVCCVHPILTNNGATRIYAAGANKIIGTNSLSSDTSRVSIAKAIADALRQ from the coding sequence GTGATTATAGGTGGTTCATCTTCTCAAGATTTAGCCGCTCATGTGGCTCGTGAACTCGATGAAGAATTATGTTATGTTGAAACTAAGAAATTTCCGGATGGAGAAAGGTATTTAAGAATTGCTGGTGAAATTGAAGACGAAGTTACCGTTATTCAGTCAACCGGGTATCCTCAGGATGAAAACCTGATGGAGCTTTTGTTCATCATATCCAACCTTAAGGATTTGGGTGCTAAAAAAGTTCGTGCAGTAGTGCCTTATATGGGTTATGCTAGGCAGGAAAAACGTTTCAACCCTGGTGAAACCATTTCCGCTAAAATTGTTTGCAATCTGATTCAGGCAGCTGGAGCAGATGAGTTCATCACATTCAACATCCATGAGGAATGTGTACTTAATTTTTTTGATATTCCTGCAAGAAACATCTCAGCTATGCCTTCTATTGCAGAATACCTCGATAAAAAATTCTTTAAAAAAGGCGGAGAAAAGCCATTGATTATTGCACCTGATAAGGGAGCATATGGTTTTGCACAGGAAATTTCTGAAATTATAGGCTGTGACTGCACATACCTGACAAAAGTGCGTTTAGGGCCTGATAAAGTTGAGACAAAAATAGTGGATGTTAGATGCGATAGTGAAAGTGAAAATACTGTTAATGTGGATTCCGTTAAGGGAATGCATGCAATAATTGTCGATGACATTATAGCTACCGGTGGAACAATTGTTAATGCAATCAAAATCTTGAAGCAATATGGTGCATCATCAGTTGATGTATGTTGTGTACACCCAATATTGACCAATAATGGTGCAACCAGAATCTATGCTGCCGGAGCAAATAAGATTATCGGAACAAACAGTTTGTCTTCCGACACTTCACGTGTATCTATTGCAAAAGCAATCGCAGATGCATTGAGGCAGTAA
- a CDS encoding Panacea domain-containing protein, whose amino-acid sequence MDFDKNKFKMVLHYIIYKCGNKNNVGKTVLFKLLYFSDFNYFELYEKPLTNESYRKLPRGPAPVHFDLAISELITEEKISVKSKVISLNTIMYNYNSLQEPILDLDEQELSVIDDVIDELSDMSANQISEYSHGDMPWKAAEDKQIIDYGFVFYRDSPYEKRSYESN is encoded by the coding sequence GTGGATTTTGATAAAAATAAATTCAAAATGGTTTTACATTATATTATCTACAAGTGTGGCAATAAGAATAATGTTGGAAAAACAGTTTTATTTAAATTATTGTATTTTTCAGACTTTAATTATTTTGAATTGTATGAAAAACCATTAACTAATGAGTCCTACAGAAAGTTACCACGTGGTCCAGCACCTGTACATTTTGATTTGGCAATTTCAGAATTAATAACTGAAGAGAAAATATCTGTTAAATCAAAAGTTATTTCATTAAATACTATAATGTACAATTACAATTCTCTTCAAGAACCTATTTTGGATTTGGATGAGCAAGAATTGTCTGTAATTGATGATGTAATTGATGAGTTAAGTGATATGTCTGCAAATCAAATAAGTGAATATTCACATGGGGATATGCCTTGGAAAGCAGCTGAAGATAAACAAATTATTGATTATGGATTTGTTTTTTACAGAGATTCTCCTTATGAAAAAAGAAGCTATGAATCAAATTGA
- a CDS encoding ammonium transporter yields MVLSTGNTAWMLVATIMVLLMSVPGIAFFYGGLSKRKNVLNTMFLSLIAFAIASLIWLMYGYQLSFATSSIFGFIGVPQNLFLEGLGVDSLTGSIPTFVFIAFELTFAALTAAIVSGSIVGRMKTKAWVIFTIVWVTLVYVPVCHWIWGGGWLMNLGAVDFAGGVAVEVNSGFSALALALILGKRKDTSLLPHNLGYSILGAGFLWFGWMGFNGGSALAANGLAGSAILVSNTAAAVAMITWVILDFLKVGKPTVLGAITGAVAGLVAITPAAGFVSFAGSLIIGLGASLISYYAVYNLKAKFGYDDALDVFGVHGLSGVWGLIATGLFAAPAINGVAGLFYGNPEQLLIQVIAVVATAAYTFIVSLLIAKVLDITIGLRVEDREEISGLDSALHEESGYRI; encoded by the coding sequence ATGGTTTTAAGTACAGGAAATACTGCTTGGATGCTTGTTGCAACCATTATGGTTCTGTTAATGAGTGTTCCGGGCATAGCATTTTTTTATGGGGGATTATCTAAAAGGAAAAACGTTTTAAATACAATGTTTTTATCTTTAATAGCGTTTGCAATAGCAAGCTTAATCTGGTTAATGTATGGATACCAACTGTCCTTTGCAACATCAAGCATATTCGGATTCATTGGAGTTCCACAAAACCTATTCCTGGAAGGATTAGGGGTTGATTCACTAACCGGTTCAATACCGACATTTGTATTTATTGCATTCGAACTTACATTTGCGGCATTAACAGCTGCAATCGTATCAGGTTCAATCGTTGGAAGAATGAAAACAAAAGCATGGGTTATATTCACAATTGTGTGGGTTACATTGGTTTATGTTCCGGTTTGCCATTGGATTTGGGGTGGCGGATGGTTAATGAACCTTGGTGCAGTTGATTTTGCAGGAGGAGTTGCAGTTGAAGTAAATTCAGGTTTTTCAGCTCTTGCATTGGCACTCATTTTAGGAAAAAGAAAAGACACCTCCCTGCTTCCGCATAACTTGGGATACTCAATTTTAGGAGCAGGATTTTTATGGTTTGGATGGATGGGATTCAACGGAGGATCAGCTCTTGCCGCTAACGGACTTGCAGGTTCTGCAATCCTTGTTTCAAACACAGCTGCAGCAGTAGCGATGATTACTTGGGTAATTCTAGATTTCCTAAAAGTTGGAAAACCAACAGTATTGGGTGCAATAACAGGTGCAGTTGCAGGACTGGTGGCAATCACTCCGGCAGCAGGTTTCGTTTCATTTGCAGGATCATTGATAATCGGTCTTGGAGCATCACTGATTTCTTACTATGCGGTATATAACCTTAAGGCAAAATTCGGTTACGATGATGCTTTGGATGTATTTGGAGTCCACGGTTTATCCGGTGTATGGGGACTGATAGCAACAGGATTATTTGCAGCACCTGCAATCAATGGAGTTGCAGGACTGTTCTATGGAAATCCTGAACAGTTGTTGATTCAAGTAATAGCTGTTGTGGCAACTGCAGCTTACACATTTATCGTAAGCTTATTAATAGCAAAAGTGCTAGATATAACAATAGGATTAAGAGTGGAAGACAGAGAAGAAATTTCCGGACTTGATTCAGCATTGCATGAGGAATCCGGATACAGGATTTAA
- a CDS encoding ADP-ribosylglycohydrolase family protein, with amino-acid sequence MKVKDGIIGLIIGDALGVPVEFSSRQELEEIPVTRMEGYGTYNQPPGTWSDDSAMALATMHSIVKKQTIDYDDMMDKFVEWLENAKYMQGDKTFDSGITTSNAIINYKQGTPALKSGLRGERDNGNGSLMRILPLAFIKDIDYESIENVSALTHGHERSKIACVLYVEMAKSMIENENLSMKEHIENANSKIKNHYKDSPELEHFRKIFNYDLDDLSGKGYVIYTFEVVVHCLLTTDNYRDAVLKAVNIGGDTDTNAAICGGLAGIYYGYDSIPIDWINQIDKIDKVLSLCEKFEAFCDES; translated from the coding sequence ATGAAAGTTAAAGACGGAATAATCGGTTTAATAATTGGAGATGCATTAGGTGTTCCTGTTGAATTTTCATCAAGACAAGAACTTGAAGAAATCCCAGTGACCAGAATGGAAGGGTACGGAACATATAATCAGCCTCCGGGAACTTGGTCTGATGATTCGGCAATGGCACTGGCTACAATGCACAGCATTGTCAAAAAACAGACAATAGACTATGATGATATGATGGACAAATTCGTTGAATGGCTTGAGAATGCAAAATATATGCAAGGGGATAAAACTTTTGATAGCGGAATTACAACATCAAATGCAATAATAAATTACAAACAGGGCACTCCTGCATTGAAATCAGGACTGCGTGGTGAAAGGGACAACGGTAACGGTTCACTTATGAGAATCCTTCCATTGGCATTCATAAAAGACATTGATTATGAAAGCATTGAAAATGTTTCAGCTCTGACTCATGGTCATGAAAGATCAAAGATTGCCTGCGTTTTATATGTCGAAATGGCAAAATCCATGATTGAAAATGAAAACTTAAGCATGAAAGAGCATATTGAAAATGCAAACAGCAAAATCAAAAATCATTACAAGGATTCACCGGAGCTTGAACACTTTAGAAAAATATTTAATTATGATTTGGATGATTTGAGCGGTAAGGGGTATGTTATTTACACTTTTGAAGTTGTTGTTCACTGTCTTTTAACTACAGACAATTACAGGGATGCCGTCCTTAAGGCAGTAAATATCGGTGGAGATACCGATACCAATGCTGCAATCTGTGGAGGCCTTGCAGGAATTTATTATGGATATGATTCAATTCCTATAGATTGGATTAATCAGATTGACAAGATTGATAAAGTACTTTCATTATGTGAAAAGTTCGAGGCGTTTTGTGATGAATCTTAG
- a CDS encoding AbrB/MazE/SpoVT family DNA-binding domain-containing protein, which yields MDEVVSSKIYKGFQTVIPSQIRNEMGITLEDTLNWRIEKEVIIVEVKKQRPLSDLAKFAISLDEETDAVDLKKKSGRGEF from the coding sequence ATGGATGAGGTAGTTAGTTCAAAAATATATAAAGGATTTCAGACTGTAATTCCAAGTCAAATCAGAAATGAAATGGGAATCACACTTGAAGATACTCTTAATTGGAGAATTGAAAAGGAAGTGATTATTGTGGAAGTTAAAAAACAAAGGCCTTTGTCTGATTTAGCAAAATTTGCAATTTCTCTTGATGAAGAAACTGATGCTGTAGATTTAAAGAAAAAATCTGGTAGGGGTGAATTTTAG
- a CDS encoding GNAT family N-acetyltransferase, which produces MILKTDNLCLRHWRDSDDKVLYRLAKNPNIGPIAGWPPHTSVDDSLNIIKTVFVRPECYAITKNNQIIGSIELLIHPNGNHWWGEGSAELGYWIGEEYQGQGYATEACKILIKRAFNDLNIERIFATYKKENFASKRVLEKLGFKYFSQLNNIDYQNRQFVEIAVKLEK; this is translated from the coding sequence ATGATTTTAAAAACTGATAATCTCTGCCTAAGACATTGGAGGGATTCTGATGATAAAGTCCTTTACAGACTTGCTAAAAACCCAAACATAGGGCCGATTGCCGGATGGCCACCACACACCAGCGTTGACGATAGTTTAAATATTATCAAAACGGTTTTTGTAAGACCTGAATGTTATGCAATCACAAAAAACAATCAAATAATCGGTTCAATTGAACTTTTAATCCATCCAAACGGAAATCATTGGTGGGGTGAAGGTTCAGCCGAGCTTGGCTATTGGATTGGCGAGGAATATCAGGGACAGGGCTATGCAACAGAAGCCTGTAAAATATTAATTAAAAGGGCTTTTAATGATTTAAACATTGAAAGAATATTTGCAACCTATAAAAAAGAAAATTTTGCTTCAAAAAGGGTTCTGGAAAAATTGGGTTTCAAATATTTCTCCCAGCTGAACAATATTGATTATCAAAATCGTCAATTTGTTGAGATTGCCGTGAAATTGGAAAAATAA
- the uvrA gene encoding excinuclease ABC subunit UvrA, with amino-acid sequence MANDDKKQIVIKGAREHNLQDIDVSVPRDEFIVITGLSGSGKSSLAFDTIYAEGQRRYVESLSAYARQFLGQMKKPEMESIEGLSPAISIDQKTTRENPRSTVGTITEIYDYLRLLFARIGIPHCPNCGKEISQQTIGQIAESIIEEGEGVKIQILSPIVRDKKGQFKDVLEDLRNKGFVRVRVDGEIRDLDEDISLAKTYRHNIDVVVDRLKIRKDVDFKRRLVDSLETAAEFTDGLITVLFDNGEEYEKKYSEHFACVDCGINFEELTPRMFSFNAPQGACPECNGIGSKMEIDPDLVVPDKSLTLNEGAIVPWASSAKRENYYFQMLDAVSKHFNFSMDTPFEELPKEYQDILLFGCDEKIPFNFKRRNKSYMVNRKFEGVVPRMQRLYFETKSSYSRKYLSKFMSDRKCYVCDGKRLRPEVLAVTVGGKSIIDVCDLAIKDSYQFFQDLELTERENFIAKEVLKEIKERLSFLVEVGLDYLSMSRSSGTLSGGEAQRIRLATQIGSGLVGVLYILDEPSIGLHQRDNIKLIEALKRLKDLGNTLVVVEHDEETILSADHVVDIGPGAGEHGGKVVAQGTPIDIMNNPDSITGQYISRVKKIDIPKERRPGNGNFIKIIGAEQNNLKNIDVEIPLGKFTCVTGVSGSGKSSLINEILYKGAHGKLSRKFMFAGKYKEIEGLENIDKVIAIDQKPIGRTPRSNPATYTGVFTDIRDLFANTPESKARGYKPGRFSFNVKGGRCEACSGDGIVQIEMHFLADVYVPCEVCGGKRYNEETLDIRYKGKNIYEVLEMTVEEALEFFENIPKITKKLQTLYDVGLGYMKIGQPATTLSGGEAQRIKLAKELSRTSTGKTLYILDEPTTGLHFADIKRLLEVLARLTDAGNSVVVIEHNLDVIKTADHIIDLGPEGGDGGGEVIATGTPEEIAEAGTYTGQFLEKMLDENITPYAKELVEDIGK; translated from the coding sequence ATGGCTAACGATGATAAAAAACAAATTGTCATAAAAGGTGCACGTGAACATAATCTACAGGATATTGATGTCAGTGTTCCTCGTGATGAATTCATAGTAATTACTGGTCTTAGTGGGTCAGGAAAGTCTTCCTTAGCTTTTGATACAATTTATGCTGAAGGACAGCGTAGATATGTCGAATCATTATCTGCTTATGCAAGACAATTTTTGGGACAGATGAAAAAGCCGGAAATGGAATCCATCGAAGGATTGTCTCCAGCTATTTCAATCGACCAGAAAACAACCCGTGAAAACCCAAGATCAACAGTAGGTACAATCACTGAAATTTATGATTATCTGAGGTTATTATTTGCAAGAATAGGTATTCCTCATTGTCCAAACTGTGGAAAAGAAATATCACAACAGACAATCGGCCAAATCGCTGAATCAATCATCGAAGAAGGTGAAGGAGTGAAAATTCAGATTTTGTCTCCTATTGTTCGTGATAAGAAAGGCCAATTCAAAGATGTTTTAGAGGATTTGAGAAACAAGGGATTCGTAAGGGTTCGTGTTGATGGTGAAATCCGTGACTTGGATGAAGACATCAGTCTTGCAAAAACCTACAGGCACAATATCGATGTAGTGGTTGACAGATTAAAAATCCGTAAGGATGTTGACTTTAAAAGAAGATTGGTCGATTCACTTGAAACTGCAGCAGAATTCACTGATGGTTTAATCACAGTTCTGTTTGACAATGGTGAAGAGTATGAGAAAAAATACTCAGAGCACTTTGCTTGTGTTGACTGTGGAATAAACTTTGAGGAGCTGACTCCAAGGATGTTTTCATTCAATGCACCGCAGGGTGCATGTCCTGAATGTAATGGTATTGGATCCAAGATGGAAATCGATCCGGATTTGGTCGTTCCCGACAAATCATTGACATTGAATGAGGGAGCAATCGTTCCATGGGCTAGTTCAGCCAAAAGGGAAAACTACTACTTCCAGATGCTCGATGCAGTATCAAAACATTTCAATTTCTCAATGGACACTCCATTCGAGGAACTTCCTAAAGAATATCAAGACATTCTTCTTTTTGGCTGTGATGAAAAAATCCCGTTCAACTTTAAAAGAAGAAATAAATCCTATATGGTTAACCGTAAGTTTGAAGGGGTAGTTCCAAGAATGCAAAGACTTTACTTTGAAACCAAATCAAGCTATTCAAGAAAATACCTTTCAAAATTCATGTCTGACAGGAAATGTTATGTCTGTGACGGTAAACGTTTAAGGCCAGAGGTATTGGCAGTTACTGTTGGTGGTAAATCAATCATCGACGTGTGTGACCTTGCAATCAAGGATTCCTATCAGTTCTTCCAGGATTTGGAATTGACTGAACGTGAAAATTTCATTGCAAAAGAAGTATTAAAAGAAATCAAGGAACGTTTAAGCTTTTTGGTTGAAGTTGGACTCGATTACTTGTCAATGTCAAGATCTTCAGGTACATTATCTGGTGGTGAGGCTCAACGTATTCGTTTAGCAACTCAAATAGGTTCAGGTCTTGTTGGAGTACTGTACATTTTGGACGAGCCAAGTATAGGTTTGCATCAAAGAGATAACATTAAACTTATTGAAGCATTAAAAAGACTTAAAGACTTGGGAAATACATTGGTTGTTGTTGAACACGACGAGGAAACCATATTGTCAGCAGACCATGTTGTTGACATTGGTCCTGGTGCCGGTGAACATGGTGGAAAGGTTGTGGCTCAGGGAACACCAATTGACATAATGAACAATCCTGATTCAATCACTGGCCAATACATTTCAAGAGTCAAAAAGATTGATATTCCAAAAGAAAGACGTCCTGGAAACGGTAATTTCATAAAAATTATCGGTGCTGAGCAGAATAATCTTAAAAACATTGATGTTGAAATACCCTTGGGCAAATTTACCTGTGTAACAGGTGTAAGCGGTTCCGGTAAAAGTAGTCTAATCAATGAAATCCTATATAAAGGTGCTCATGGTAAATTATCCAGAAAGTTCATGTTTGCAGGAAAATACAAGGAAATTGAAGGTCTTGAAAACATTGATAAGGTCATTGCAATCGACCAGAAACCGATTGGAAGAACACCAAGATCAAACCCTGCAACATATACTGGAGTGTTCACTGATATTCGTGATTTATTCGCCAATACTCCTGAATCAAAGGCAAGAGGATACAAACCGGGAAGATTCTCATTCAACGTGAAAGGGGGAAGATGTGAAGCATGTTCTGGTGATGGTATTGTTCAAATCGAAATGCACTTCCTGGCGGATGTTTACGTTCCATGTGAAGTCTGTGGAGGTAAACGTTATAATGAAGAGACATTGGATATCAGATACAAGGGTAAAAACATCTATGAGGTCTTGGAAATGACTGTTGAGGAAGCATTGGAATTCTTTGAAAACATTCCAAAAATCACCAAGAAACTCCAGACACTATATGATGTCGGATTAGGTTATATGAAGATAGGTCAGCCTGCAACAACATTGTCTGGTGGGGAAGCTCAAAGAATCAAGCTTGCTAAGGAATTATCCAGAACAAGTACTGGAAAAACATTATATATTCTTGATGAACCTACTACAGGTCTTCATTTCGCTGATATTAAAAGATTACTTGAAGTTCTTGCAAGATTGACTGATGCGGGAAATTCTGTAGTTGTTATCGAGCATAACTTGGATGTTATTAAAACCGCTGATCATATTATTGATTTAGGTCCTGAAGGAGGTGACGGAGGTGGTGAAGTTATCGCTACTGGTACTCCTGAAGAGATTGCTGAGGCTGGAACTTATACTGGTCAATTTTTGGAAAAAATGCTTGATGAAAACATCACTCCATATGCTAAAGAATTAGTGGAAGATATTGGTAAATGA
- a CDS encoding type II toxin-antitoxin system VapC family toxin, translated as MIFVDTSFLIALLISSDNFHENAVGISQTINERKVINNTVLNETLNVFTGKGGKVGKELYDAIIEMFDIHYLNSADYEDAIDLYLHFDSSINYSDCTILSTMFQNNINQILSFDSDFEKIDGISVKN; from the coding sequence GTGATTTTTGTCGATACCAGTTTTTTAATAGCATTGCTAATCTCATCAGACAATTTTCATGAAAACGCAGTGGGTATTTCTCAAACAATCAATGAACGTAAAGTGATTAATAATACAGTATTGAATGAAACATTAAATGTATTTACAGGTAAAGGTGGAAAAGTTGGAAAAGAGTTATATGATGCTATTATTGAAATGTTTGACATACATTATTTAAATTCTGCTGATTATGAAGATGCAATTGATTTATATTTGCATTTTGATTCCTCAATAAATTATTCAGACTGCACAATATTGTCTACAATGTTTCAGAATAATATTAATCAAATATTAAGTTTTGATTCTGATTTTGAAAAAATTGATGGAATATCAGTTAAAAATTAA
- the uvrB gene encoding excinuclease ABC subunit UvrB gives MKEFKLNSPYKPLGDQPKAINSLAEGINNGVKEQTLLGVTGSGKTFTMANVIEKVQKPTLVISHNKTLAAQLYEEFKEFFPDNAVEYFVSYYDYYQPEAYVPRTDTFIDKEASINDDIDIMRHSATQSLLSRDDVIVVSSVSCIYGIGSPEDYGEFAFGISVGDIYDRSEILSRLVFMQYERNDIEFDRGQFRVRGDVIEINPVHGTPPIRIELFGDEIDAISLIDKVTGKKQESLQRYMIFPAKHFVVGQDKMDVALSKIKNELDERLSELNSMGKLLEAQRLEQRTRFDIEMLQEMGYCPGVENYSMHLSGRQWGEKPYSLLKYFPDDFLTIIDESHVTVPQIRGMYNGDRARKETLVEHGFRLPSAKENRPLRFDEFESSVNQVIYVSATPGQYELAKSRNVVEQIIRPTGLVDPEVLIRPVTGQVEDLLKEVRLTAEKDERVLVTTLTKRMAEDLTDYYARIGVKVRYMHSEIDTLERIDIVDDLRRGKFDVLVGVNLLREGLDLPEVSLVAILDADKEGFLRNETSLIQTIGRAARNVNGRVIMYVDDMTDSVQKAYDTTLKRRKLQMRYNEVHGITPKSTQRTLKEKLADEEEKYKGLTGAEVDKMPKDELRLLIKDLEKDMKEAAGRLDFERAAELRNKLYALKGFDK, from the coding sequence ATGAAAGAATTCAAACTCAATTCACCCTATAAACCATTGGGTGATCAACCAAAAGCCATTAACTCATTAGCCGAAGGCATAAACAATGGTGTTAAGGAACAGACTCTTTTAGGAGTAACTGGTTCAGGTAAGACTTTTACAATGGCCAATGTCATTGAAAAAGTCCAAAAGCCTACCCTTGTCATTTCACACAACAAGACTTTGGCTGCACAATTGTATGAGGAATTCAAGGAATTTTTCCCGGATAATGCTGTTGAATACTTTGTGAGCTATTATGATTATTATCAGCCGGAGGCTTATGTGCCAAGAACAGACACATTCATTGATAAGGAGGCTTCAATCAATGATGATATTGATATAATGAGGCACTCTGCAACACAATCGTTATTGTCAAGGGATGATGTAATTGTTGTAAGCAGTGTGAGCTGTATTTACGGTATCGGTTCGCCGGAAGACTATGGGGAATTTGCTTTTGGAATATCTGTTGGAGATATTTACGACAGGTCTGAAATACTCTCACGTTTGGTTTTCATGCAATATGAAAGAAATGACATTGAGTTTGACCGTGGTCAGTTCAGGGTTCGCGGAGATGTTATAGAAATCAACCCGGTTCATGGAACACCACCAATTAGAATTGAACTGTTTGGTGATGAAATTGATGCCATCAGTTTAATTGATAAGGTTACAGGAAAAAAACAGGAATCTCTTCAAAGATACATGATTTTCCCCGCAAAACACTTTGTTGTTGGCCAGGATAAGATGGATGTGGCACTTTCAAAGATTAAAAATGAATTGGATGAAAGATTATCTGAGCTGAATTCAATGGGAAAACTTCTTGAAGCTCAAAGGCTTGAGCAAAGAACCCGTTTTGATATTGAAATGCTTCAGGAAATGGGATACTGTCCGGGTGTCGAAAACTATTCCATGCACTTGTCAGGTAGACAATGGGGCGAAAAGCCATATTCTCTTTTAAAGTATTTCCCTGATGATTTTTTGACAATAATTGATGAGTCTCACGTTACCGTTCCGCAAATTAGGGGTATGTACAATGGTGACAGGGCACGTAAGGAAACTTTGGTTGAGCATGGTTTCAGATTGCCTTCAGCAAAGGAAAACCGACCGTTAAGATTTGATGAGTTTGAATCATCTGTAAATCAGGTGATATATGTTTCAGCAACACCTGGTCAGTATGAGCTTGCCAAATCCCGCAATGTGGTTGAGCAAATTATTAGGCCTACTGGACTTGTGGATCCTGAAGTTTTAATCAGGCCGGTAACAGGTCAGGTTGAAGATTTATTAAAAGAAGTCAGATTGACTGCCGAAAAGGATGAAAGGGTTTTGGTTACCACTTTGACTAAAAGAATGGCGGAAGATTTAACTGATTACTATGCTAGAATCGGTGTTAAAGTAAGGTATATGCACTCTGAAATTGACACATTGGAGAGAATTGATATTGTCGATGATTTAAGACGAGGAAAATTCGATGTACTGGTTGGTGTAAACCTTTTAAGGGAGGGTCTGGACCTTCCGGAAGTGTCACTGGTTGCAATTCTTGATGCGGATAAGGAAGGATTTTTAAGAAACGAAACCTCCTTGATACAGACTATTGGACGTGCTGCAAGAAACGTCAACGGTCGTGTAATAATGTATGTTGATGACATGACAGATTCTGTTCAAAAGGCATATGATACCACACTCAAGAGACGCAAGCTGCAGATGAGATATAATGAAGTTCATGGAATTACTCCTAAATCAACTCAAAGGACTCTTAAAGAAAAACTTGCTGATGAGGAAGAAAAATACAAGGGTCTTACCGGTGCTGAAGTTGACAAGATGCCTAAAGATGAACTTCGCTTATTGATTAAGGACCTTGAAAAGGACATGAAGGAGGCCGCCGGCAGACTTGACTTTGAACGTGCTGCTGAGCTTAGAAACAAGCTTTATGCCTTAAAGGGTTTTGACAAATAA